A single genomic interval of Fimbriimonadaceae bacterium harbors:
- a CDS encoding phosphodiester glycosidase family protein: MRRLAVLIALLPLPAWAQIQKWEKLVVPGLTYRMEIDYAAPRVVHILRWSPSAAKTSARAETAGKPMLAPKAVDASQGRAKVSAMVARDNALAGINGDFFPWQGNPLGCMVRDGELVAPPHPARSCFGWGPGGTFVSDLTFRGLVQLPSGDTMSLDGLNSEAGDNSMVLQTATAGYALSKGPATHILFEAPQKLGPIGLLKGKVVGVVHDKPYVVIGPGQAVLTVTGSKVAKATTAKVGDEITVSVGVEGFDWNKVDNVIGGGPLLVKGGRPSVDPLKEKFGEQFSTVRHPRTAVGSNKDGDIFFVVVDGRQAMSRGATLAEMADLMVQIGCDQAINLDGGGSSTMVVGGVVMNRPSDGNERAVANGIVVGTAVAATDVQMVLKGTRSLENGKSSVYTVIDESGQTVPDGEVLWSAQGAGWIDQSGTLRGFKPGRCTIRAYVRGKIVTGEVTIE, encoded by the coding sequence ATGCGCCGACTAGCCGTCCTCATCGCCCTCCTGCCGCTCCCGGCGTGGGCCCAGATTCAGAAGTGGGAGAAGTTGGTCGTCCCCGGCCTCACGTACCGGATGGAGATCGATTACGCCGCGCCCCGCGTCGTCCACATCCTCCGCTGGTCGCCCAGCGCCGCCAAAACGTCGGCTAGGGCCGAGACGGCCGGAAAGCCAATGCTCGCCCCCAAGGCGGTCGACGCCAGCCAGGGACGGGCGAAGGTGTCGGCCATGGTCGCACGCGACAACGCTTTGGCCGGCATCAACGGTGACTTCTTCCCGTGGCAGGGCAACCCGCTCGGTTGCATGGTGCGCGACGGAGAGTTGGTCGCGCCGCCCCACCCGGCCCGGTCTTGCTTCGGCTGGGGGCCCGGCGGCACGTTTGTCAGCGACCTCACCTTCCGTGGGCTCGTCCAGTTGCCGAGCGGCGACACGATGAGCCTGGACGGGCTGAACAGCGAGGCTGGGGACAATTCCATGGTCCTGCAGACCGCCACCGCGGGCTACGCCTTGTCCAAGGGACCGGCCACCCACATCCTCTTCGAAGCGCCCCAAAAACTTGGCCCGATCGGTCTCCTCAAGGGCAAAGTGGTGGGCGTCGTCCACGACAAGCCCTACGTGGTCATCGGCCCGGGCCAGGCGGTTTTGACCGTGACCGGTTCAAAGGTCGCCAAGGCGACGACGGCCAAGGTCGGCGATGAAATCACCGTCAGCGTCGGCGTCGAGGGATTCGACTGGAACAAGGTCGACAATGTCATCGGCGGCGGGCCGCTTCTCGTCAAGGGCGGTCGGCCCAGCGTCGACCCGCTGAAGGAAAAGTTCGGCGAACAGTTCTCCACCGTGCGACACCCCCGGACGGCAGTGGGCTCGAATAAAGACGGTGACATCTTTTTTGTCGTCGTTGACGGTAGGCAGGCAATGAGCCGCGGCGCGACCCTGGCGGAGATGGCCGACCTCATGGTCCAGATCGGCTGCGACCAAGCCATCAACCTGGACGGCGGCGGCAGCTCGACGATGGTCGTCGGCGGGGTTGTGATGAACCGACCCAGCGACGGCAATGAGCGCGCGGTGGCCAACGGGATCGTCGTGGGCACGGCCGTGGCCGCAACCGACGTCCAGATGGTCTTGAAGGGCACGCGCTCGCTCGAAAACGGCAAGTCCAGCGTCTACACCGTCATCGACGAGTCGGGGCAGACCGTCCCCGACGGCGAGGTCCTCTGGTCCGCCCAGGGAGCCGGGTGGATCGACCAAAGTGGCACCCTGCGTGGGTTCAAACCCGGTCGGTGCACCATCCGGGCCTACGTGCGCGGCAAGATCGTGACCGGCGAAGTGACCATCGAGTGA
- a CDS encoding PD40 domain-containing protein has product MLITSICFAAALQPGGTEVRLARYPSVSGDHVVFAYASDIWLADRRGGPARRLTAHPGSEGLPKLSPDGRQIAFLGQYDGGQDVYVMPAEGGAPKRLTYDPNSKILLGWTPDGKIAYSSTDGSLTNRMLRLWLVSPEGGMPEWTPVPEVANASFSPDGTKLAYNRALSFNYNWRRYRGGTQGRISFWDFKTGSYSEIPAGREQNYFPMWIGDSVYFISDKTQQNLNLYRYDTKSKRVEQVTRFSDGDIKWPSTDGKTIVWERNGRIESFDVASKTVSGFTPTVLSDETALRPRYMSVGDQVDSMALSPSAKRFLVTARGEAFSVPARNGETRNLSNTQGARETNVDWSPDGETVAYISDRSGEDRIYTEPQMGGKAEELAIPAGHSVRRFSFSPKGDSIIYVERNNGVFVHNLKSGANEQVIPDEAEVASFDMSPDEKWVVYTKTGPNLLADVYFYEVATKKTTKVFSGDFNSTPVTFDLSGKYLYLVSSRTFGYFPTDLEVTLAQKNTARVYAVPLSADQTNPLVPEGDEEPGKEKPAKAEPSGDVKVDLQGMEQRMFPLPYPPGEYVGLIGINNGVLVFTPSGSTIFNFASRTPQPFIQNFQNVTVNASRTKALYSQGDNVFLVDVKPNVQPGEGRTSLANVGYVVDPAKEWKQIFWETWRYERDEFYDKDMLGIDWAAIGKKYAALLPSVGHRSDLQYILGLLIGELGTGHSYLQNPPELGADLPRQPMPSMLGADYEVVNGKIRFKKILRGNNYMPSAYGPLGATGVHVADGEYLLAIDGEPVDAKTGIGPALLGKAGKQVVLSIGKTTDLGAARQVTVRPIPSESSLRYETWVEERKALVAKLSGGRIGYMHVPDTNLAGITGFVRGMTSQAGKEANIIDERYNGGGFIPTFFVEYLQRRATNIVAPRHGNLAPLPNSLEGPMVMLINQHAGSGGDLFPYLFKKAGLGPLVGKRTWGGLVGINGYHGLVDGGGVTAPGFGIFDPDTKQWIAENRGVDPDVDIDDRPDLLAKGEDPQLEKAVEILMKKLPATPKKAERPPFPTVGKGGN; this is encoded by the coding sequence ATGCTCATCACATCTATCTGCTTCGCCGCAGCGTTGCAACCAGGCGGAACTGAAGTGCGCCTGGCCCGATACCCGTCGGTCAGCGGCGACCATGTCGTCTTCGCCTACGCCTCCGACATTTGGCTCGCCGACCGGCGCGGTGGCCCCGCCCGGCGCCTGACTGCCCACCCGGGCTCCGAAGGACTTCCCAAGCTGTCGCCCGACGGCCGGCAGATCGCGTTCCTGGGGCAGTACGACGGCGGTCAGGACGTCTATGTCATGCCTGCCGAGGGCGGCGCGCCCAAGCGGCTGACCTACGACCCGAACAGCAAGATTTTGTTAGGCTGGACCCCCGACGGCAAAATCGCCTACAGCTCGACCGACGGCAGCCTGACCAACCGGATGCTGCGCCTGTGGCTCGTCTCTCCCGAGGGAGGCATGCCCGAATGGACACCGGTCCCCGAAGTCGCCAACGCCAGCTTTTCGCCCGACGGCACCAAGCTGGCCTACAACCGCGCCCTGTCTTTCAACTACAACTGGCGGCGTTACCGGGGCGGCACCCAGGGCCGCATCTCCTTCTGGGACTTCAAGACCGGGAGCTATTCCGAGATTCCTGCGGGCCGGGAGCAGAACTACTTCCCCATGTGGATCGGGGACTCGGTCTACTTCATCAGTGACAAGACCCAACAGAACCTGAACCTCTACCGGTACGACACCAAGAGCAAGCGGGTCGAGCAGGTCACCCGGTTCAGTGACGGCGACATCAAGTGGCCGTCCACCGACGGAAAGACGATCGTCTGGGAGCGCAACGGCCGGATCGAGAGCTTCGACGTGGCCAGCAAGACCGTTTCCGGGTTCACGCCGACCGTCCTCAGCGACGAGACCGCCTTACGGCCCCGCTATATGTCCGTCGGCGACCAAGTCGACAGCATGGCCCTCTCCCCCAGCGCCAAGCGGTTCCTCGTCACGGCACGCGGCGAGGCCTTCTCGGTGCCCGCCCGGAACGGCGAGACCCGCAACCTCTCGAACACCCAGGGCGCCCGCGAGACAAACGTCGATTGGTCACCCGACGGAGAGACCGTCGCCTACATCAGCGACCGGAGCGGTGAGGACAGGATCTATACCGAACCTCAGATGGGCGGCAAGGCCGAGGAACTCGCGATCCCCGCGGGGCACAGTGTCCGCAGGTTCAGCTTCTCGCCGAAGGGAGACTCGATCATCTACGTCGAGCGCAACAACGGCGTCTTCGTCCACAACCTGAAGTCGGGGGCAAACGAGCAGGTCATCCCCGACGAGGCCGAGGTCGCCAGCTTCGACATGTCGCCGGACGAGAAGTGGGTCGTCTACACCAAGACTGGCCCGAACCTCCTCGCCGACGTTTACTTCTACGAGGTCGCCACCAAGAAGACGACCAAGGTCTTCTCTGGTGACTTCAACTCGACACCGGTCACGTTCGACCTGAGCGGAAAGTACCTCTACCTGGTCTCTAGCCGCACCTTCGGCTACTTCCCGACGGACCTCGAAGTGACCCTGGCCCAAAAGAACACGGCCCGTGTCTACGCGGTGCCCCTGTCCGCCGACCAAACGAACCCGTTGGTGCCCGAAGGCGACGAGGAGCCCGGCAAGGAGAAGCCCGCCAAGGCCGAGCCGTCCGGCGATGTGAAGGTGGACCTCCAGGGCATGGAGCAGCGGATGTTCCCGTTGCCCTATCCGCCCGGAGAGTACGTCGGGTTGATCGGGATCAACAACGGCGTCCTCGTCTTCACCCCGTCGGGATCGACGATCTTCAACTTTGCCAGCCGCACGCCCCAACCGTTCATCCAGAACTTCCAGAACGTGACCGTGAACGCCAGCCGCACCAAGGCCCTCTACAGCCAAGGTGACAACGTGTTCCTCGTCGACGTCAAGCCCAACGTCCAGCCTGGCGAAGGCCGCACGAGCCTGGCCAACGTCGGCTATGTCGTCGACCCCGCCAAGGAATGGAAGCAGATCTTCTGGGAGACCTGGCGGTACGAGCGGGACGAGTTCTACGACAAGGACATGCTCGGCATTGACTGGGCTGCGATCGGCAAGAAGTACGCCGCCCTGCTGCCGTCCGTCGGACATCGGTCGGACTTGCAGTACATCCTCGGCCTGCTGATCGGCGAACTGGGGACCGGCCACAGCTACCTGCAGAACCCGCCCGAACTTGGCGCAGACCTGCCGCGACAACCCATGCCGAGCATGCTCGGCGCCGACTACGAAGTCGTCAACGGCAAGATCCGGTTCAAGAAGATCCTCCGTGGGAACAACTACATGCCGTCGGCCTATGGCCCCCTCGGGGCGACCGGCGTCCATGTCGCCGACGGCGAGTACCTCCTTGCCATCGACGGCGAGCCTGTCGACGCCAAGACCGGCATCGGCCCCGCCCTGCTCGGCAAGGCGGGCAAGCAAGTGGTCCTTTCCATCGGCAAGACGACCGACCTCGGCGCGGCCCGCCAGGTGACGGTCCGCCCCATCCCGTCAGAGTCGTCCCTGCGCTACGAGACGTGGGTCGAGGAGCGCAAGGCGCTGGTCGCCAAGCTCTCCGGTGGTCGGATCGGCTATATGCACGTGCCTGACACCAACCTGGCGGGGATCACCGGCTTTGTCCGCGGCATGACCTCGCAGGCCGGGAAGGAAGCCAACATCATTGACGAGCGCTACAACGGCGGCGGGTTCATCCCGACGTTCTTTGTCGAGTACCTTCAGCGGAGGGCGACCAACATCGTCGCTCCGCGCCACGGCAACCTCGCTCCCCTCCCGAACAGCCTCGAAGGGCCCATGGTGATGCTGATCAACCAGCACGCCGGCTCAGGTGGCGACCTGTTCCCCTACCTCTTCAAGAAGGCTGGGCTCGGCCCCCTTGTCGGCAAGCGGACATGGGGTGGACTCGTCGGCATCAACGGTTATCACGGCCTTGTCGACGGCGGCGGTGTCACGGCGCCCGGGTTCGGCATCTTCGACCCGGACACCAAGCAGTGGATCGCGGAGAACCGCGGTGTCGACCCTGACGTGGACATCGACGACCGGCCCGACCTCTTGGCCAAGGGTGAGGACCCGCAGTTGGAGAAGGCGGTAGAGATTCTGATGAAGAAGCTACCCGCCACACCGAAGAAGGCCGAACGCCCGCCGTTCCCCACGGTGGGTAAAGGCGGAAACTGA
- the tadA gene encoding Flp pilus assembly complex ATPase component TadA: MAEQFDWSAVLERIKGDGEPVPAVKPVASNGVGKVDPVVAPPAPPAPPATTAPPAPPVPMPPVAETPPPPVAVEPSLEAGPLAWDEDDIPAPVEVQPERPREFAPDPVIALDWDDETPATPEPLGTATVADVPPMEVVEGPPMPPVPATSVENPSSDETPAAPEPLGTATVADVPPMEVVEAPPMPPVLATSVDEQSSVVVEAPPAPVCPPEAALEAEPVMAPPAQPADERPAIKLLPTAFDRELGTEAEAEPVADDAPTAPATFSMSDLDALKSGPAPAVEPGPAVVAECLEAASDLDETSTVPVEEALPDSAEPAVAEVKAETKPTPKKPAKAKAEDAPKAPELKLVKRDGPTSFGLSDKRLGAALLDVKAVTRKQLEEALAQQVETAEPLGKILVRKGLVTVAKVLQVVAMQRGLDAWDLELDPPKPDATGLVQGETCQRLGVLPVAVRGDLLVLAMVDPDDTAAVDEVRKEAGLRVQPVLADPERLAALVQRNYHLDARSSSVMDTLVDQALKTAKESGHANTKERATVTEEETRPVVGFVNQIIHDAIRMHASDIHIEPRFDRAEIRYRLDGQLMTMREVPQALVPMVTTRLKIMAELDIVEYRVPQDGRISLQLGKNTIDLRVSCLPSLHGQRIVMRVLDKSIGLRRLDELGFDAENLTILRSLVEKPYGLLFATGPTGSGKTTTLYAAIQEMRRDGQNVMTCEDPVEYDLEGVNQSQVNERVGLTFAEQLRAILRQDPDIVLVGEVRDHETAETAVRAAMTGHMVLSTLHCNDAPSAIARLLDLGVDPFLLSTSLIGSMSQRLVRRLCAVCRREEAPTDEESDMMERHFGVQGVDSIWHAVGCDKCHNTGYKGRVAVSEIMPVVEEIAALIAARASLEQIRASAALYGYLPMQSDAMVRVARGETSLEEARRTVFFDTIQRRDKPRSIAV; this comes from the coding sequence ATGGCGGAACAGTTTGATTGGTCAGCAGTGCTGGAGCGGATAAAGGGGGACGGCGAACCAGTCCCCGCCGTCAAACCAGTGGCGAGCAACGGGGTCGGTAAGGTCGACCCGGTGGTCGCTCCGCCAGCTCCGCCAGCCCCGCCGGCCACAACCGCCCCACCGGCACCGCCGGTTCCGATGCCGCCGGTGGCCGAGACACCGCCGCCGCCCGTGGCCGTGGAGCCGTCTCTAGAGGCCGGCCCCCTCGCTTGGGACGAGGACGACATCCCCGCGCCGGTCGAGGTCCAGCCGGAACGGCCGAGGGAGTTCGCCCCGGACCCTGTGATCGCCCTGGACTGGGACGACGAGACACCTGCCACCCCGGAGCCACTGGGCACCGCCACCGTCGCCGACGTACCGCCAATGGAAGTCGTGGAGGGCCCGCCGATGCCGCCGGTCCCGGCCACGTCGGTCGAAAACCCGTCCTCTGACGAGACACCCGCCGCACCGGAACCATTGGGCACCGCCACCGTCGCCGACGTGCCGCCGATGGAAGTCGTGGAGGCCCCGCCGATGCCGCCAGTACTAGCCACGTCAGTAGATGAACAGTCCTCCGTGGTGGTCGAGGCACCTCCGGCCCCGGTATGCCCGCCCGAGGCTGCCCTTGAGGCCGAGCCGGTCATGGCCCCGCCGGCCCAGCCCGCCGACGAACGGCCCGCGATCAAGCTGTTGCCCACGGCCTTTGACCGGGAACTCGGCACCGAAGCGGAGGCTGAGCCGGTGGCGGACGACGCCCCGACAGCCCCGGCCACTTTTTCGATGTCCGACCTTGACGCGCTGAAGTCCGGGCCGGCCCCAGCGGTCGAGCCGGGGCCCGCAGTCGTGGCGGAGTGCTTGGAAGCGGCCTCCGATCTGGACGAAACCAGCACCGTGCCTGTCGAGGAAGCCTTGCCGGACTCGGCGGAGCCGGCCGTCGCCGAAGTCAAGGCCGAGACAAAGCCGACGCCCAAGAAGCCCGCCAAGGCCAAGGCCGAAGACGCTCCCAAGGCTCCCGAACTCAAGCTGGTCAAGCGAGACGGCCCGACGAGCTTCGGGTTGTCGGACAAGCGGCTGGGCGCCGCCTTGCTCGACGTCAAGGCAGTGACGCGCAAGCAACTCGAGGAGGCCCTCGCCCAACAGGTCGAGACCGCCGAGCCTCTGGGCAAGATCCTCGTCAGGAAGGGTTTGGTCACCGTCGCCAAGGTCCTCCAGGTCGTCGCGATGCAGCGTGGGCTCGACGCCTGGGACTTGGAACTTGACCCGCCGAAGCCAGATGCGACGGGGCTGGTCCAAGGCGAGACGTGTCAGCGGCTCGGCGTCCTTCCCGTCGCCGTCCGTGGCGACCTCCTCGTCCTCGCAATGGTCGACCCGGACGACACCGCCGCCGTCGACGAGGTCAGGAAGGAGGCCGGGTTACGGGTCCAGCCGGTGCTGGCCGACCCCGAACGTCTCGCCGCCCTCGTCCAACGGAACTATCACCTCGACGCACGCTCGTCGTCGGTCATGGACACCTTGGTCGACCAAGCCTTGAAGACAGCGAAGGAGAGCGGCCATGCCAACACCAAGGAGCGGGCCACCGTCACCGAGGAAGAGACCCGGCCCGTCGTCGGGTTTGTCAACCAGATCATCCACGACGCGATCCGGATGCACGCGAGCGACATCCATATCGAACCGCGGTTCGACCGCGCGGAGATCCGCTACCGGCTCGACGGCCAGCTGATGACGATGCGCGAAGTGCCCCAGGCCCTGGTCCCCATGGTCACGACCCGGCTCAAGATCATGGCCGAGCTTGACATTGTCGAATACCGTGTCCCGCAGGACGGACGCATCTCGTTGCAACTTGGCAAGAACACGATCGACCTGCGTGTCAGTTGCCTGCCCTCGCTGCACGGACAACGCATCGTCATGCGTGTCTTGGACAAGAGCATCGGCCTGCGCCGACTGGACGAACTCGGGTTCGACGCCGAGAACCTGACCATTCTCCGCTCTCTGGTGGAGAAGCCCTACGGCCTTCTCTTTGCCACCGGGCCCACGGGCAGCGGCAAAACGACGACGCTCTACGCCGCCATCCAGGAAATGCGCCGCGACGGGCAGAACGTGATGACGTGCGAAGACCCCGTCGAATACGACCTCGAAGGGGTCAACCAGTCTCAGGTGAACGAGCGGGTGGGCCTGACTTTTGCCGAGCAGTTGCGCGCGATCCTCCGACAAGACCCGGACATCGTCCTCGTCGGCGAGGTGCGCGACCACGAGACCGCCGAGACCGCCGTCCGCGCCGCGATGACCGGACACATGGTCCTCAGCACCCTGCACTGCAACGACGCGCCCAGCGCCATCGCCCGGCTCCTCGACCTCGGCGTGGACCCGTTCCTGCTCAGCACGTCGCTGATCGGCTCGATGTCACAGCGGCTGGTCCGGCGTCTTTGTGCCGTGTGCCGGCGTGAAGAGGCCCCCACCGACGAGGAGTCGGACATGATGGAACGCCACTTTGGCGTCCAAGGGGTGGACAGCATCTGGCACGCGGTCGGCTGCGACAAATGCCACAACACCGGCTACAAGGGCCGGGTGGCGGTCAGCGAGATCATGCCGGTGGTCGAAGAGATCGCCGCCCTCATCGCCGCCCGCGCCTCCCTGGAGCAGATCCGGGCGTCCGCGGCACTGTATGGCTACCTGCCCATGCAGAGTGACGCCATGGTCCGTGTCGCCCGGGGCGAGACGTCTCTGGAGGAGGCGCGACGCACCGTGTTCTTCGACACGATCCAGAGGAGGGACAAGCCGCGGAGCATCGCGGTCTGA
- a CDS encoding DUF899 domain-containing protein, with protein MAEEPVAHPPVVSRDEWLALRREHLVKEKNLTRAADRLRAERRRMPMVEVAKAYEFDGAEGKVDLLGLFQGNRQLIVQHFMFGPDWEKGCPACTGHVDQLGDLSDLGQRSTRYVIVARAPLPKLQAYWAERAWDWPVYSSFGSDFNYDFQVTLDQKRGLRTYNYREWDDLEGEMPGFSVFFQTNGVVYHTYSTFQRGVESLTDSYGLLDITPYGRQEDFEDSPAGWPQRPTYG; from the coding sequence ATGGCCGAAGAGCCCGTCGCCCACCCGCCAGTTGTCAGCCGTGACGAGTGGCTGGCCCTGCGGCGCGAGCACCTCGTGAAAGAAAAGAACTTGACCCGGGCCGCCGACCGGCTCCGCGCGGAGCGACGCCGCATGCCTATGGTCGAGGTCGCCAAGGCATATGAGTTCGACGGTGCGGAGGGCAAGGTCGACTTGCTGGGGCTGTTCCAAGGCAACCGCCAACTGATCGTCCAACACTTCATGTTTGGGCCGGACTGGGAGAAAGGGTGCCCCGCGTGCACCGGACACGTCGACCAACTGGGCGACCTTTCCGACCTCGGCCAACGAAGCACCCGCTACGTCATCGTCGCCCGGGCGCCACTTCCGAAACTCCAGGCCTATTGGGCCGAGCGAGCCTGGGACTGGCCCGTCTACTCCAGCTTTGGAAGCGACTTCAACTATGACTTCCAGGTGACCCTCGACCAAAAGCGAGGCCTGAGGACCTACAACTACCGGGAGTGGGACGACCTGGAAGGCGAGATGCCCGGGTTCAGCGTGTTCTTCCAAACGAACGGTGTCGTCTACCACACATACTCCACCTTCCAGCGAGGGGTCGAGTCGCTCACCGACTCGTACGGGCTCCTCGACATCACACCGTACGGCAGGCAGGAAGACTTCGAAGACTCCCCGGCAGGCTGGCCCCAGCGGCCGACCTACGGATAG
- a CDS encoding tetratricopeptide repeat protein, with protein MIGPAQIVRLIQAGHLDEAVRAARQWAGTAADDPAAWQHLGVALAHADKTDEALEAFDKGLTVAPHHAELHAEKGFALVAAGRFDEAADCYRRAMELGDHPVFRNGHGNALLQSGKPFAAARELEVVVREHPDFPPAWFNLVQARLQGGDSAGARRTAQELVRRAPRDYHVRDAAVWPLLYSDDVTPEELAAGHQVFAGLLPRQRDPRQFPNNRDPERRLRVGFVSPDFREHSVYRFVWPVFEALASQPVDVYAYASSSNEDRGTQHIASLAKKYVDVTAMRPEQLARQVAADKIDILVDLAGHTFLNRLVDMSVRLAPVQVTWVGYPCSTGVPAIDFRVVDHLTDPPGSWMTESPLVLNPCFLCFGPPADAPEPRDETEGPTFASFNVLAKATPTTIDLYARCLQASPGSKLILKAPVLGEEECRSNLLAKFADRGVDPRRVECLGRLERYADHLALYNKVTVALDPFPYHGTTTTCEAYTMGVPVVSLVGQTHHSRVGLSLAHAVGRPEWACADADSYVATAVRLATTWGESDRKKLRADLAESVLTDADGMAERLMTGFRAVWRMWCGLR; from the coding sequence GTGATAGGCCCGGCGCAGATTGTCCGGCTGATCCAGGCAGGGCACCTGGACGAGGCGGTGCGCGCCGCCCGCCAATGGGCGGGGACCGCCGCGGACGACCCGGCCGCCTGGCAACATCTTGGCGTCGCCCTCGCCCACGCTGACAAGACCGACGAGGCGCTTGAGGCCTTCGACAAGGGTCTCACCGTCGCGCCGCACCATGCCGAACTCCATGCCGAGAAGGGCTTCGCCCTCGTCGCCGCCGGCCGCTTTGACGAGGCGGCGGACTGTTACCGGAGGGCCATGGAACTCGGCGACCATCCCGTCTTTCGCAACGGCCATGGCAACGCCCTGCTCCAGTCAGGAAAGCCGTTCGCCGCGGCACGCGAACTTGAAGTCGTTGTCCGCGAGCACCCCGACTTCCCTCCGGCCTGGTTCAACCTTGTCCAGGCCCGGCTCCAGGGCGGAGACAGCGCCGGCGCCCGGCGGACCGCCCAAGAGCTTGTCCGACGCGCCCCCCGCGACTACCACGTCCGAGACGCGGCGGTGTGGCCGCTCCTTTATAGCGACGACGTCACTCCCGAGGAACTTGCCGCGGGGCACCAGGTCTTCGCCGGCCTCCTTCCCCGACAACGTGACCCACGCCAGTTCCCCAACAACCGCGACCCCGAGCGCCGGCTCCGAGTGGGGTTCGTCTCCCCCGACTTCCGCGAACACTCGGTCTACCGCTTTGTCTGGCCCGTCTTCGAAGCGTTGGCCTCCCAACCGGTCGACGTCTATGCCTACGCATCGAGCTCGAACGAGGACCGCGGCACCCAGCACATCGCGTCGTTGGCCAAGAAGTACGTCGATGTCACCGCGATGCGCCCGGAGCAACTCGCGCGGCAAGTGGCCGCAGACAAGATCGATATCCTGGTCGACCTCGCCGGGCACACGTTTCTCAACCGTTTGGTGGACATGTCGGTTCGTCTGGCCCCAGTGCAGGTGACGTGGGTCGGTTACCCGTGCTCGACCGGAGTGCCGGCCATCGACTTCCGCGTCGTCGACCACCTCACAGACCCGCCGGGCTCATGGATGACCGAGTCCCCGCTTGTCCTGAACCCATGCTTCCTGTGCTTCGGGCCACCGGCCGACGCACCTGAGCCTCGTGACGAGACCGAGGGCCCCACCTTCGCGTCGTTCAACGTCCTTGCGAAAGCGACGCCCACAACCATCGACCTCTACGCCCGGTGCCTCCAGGCGTCGCCAGGATCTAAGCTGATCCTCAAGGCCCCCGTCCTCGGCGAAGAGGAGTGCCGGTCCAACCTTTTGGCCAAGTTCGCCGACCGCGGCGTCGACCCTCGCCGCGTCGAGTGCCTGGGCCGCCTTGAGCGCTATGCCGACCACCTCGCCTTGTACAACAAGGTCACCGTCGCCCTCGACCCCTTTCCCTACCACGGCACGACGACGACCTGCGAGGCGTACACGATGGGCGTACCGGTCGTCAGTCTGGTCGGCCAAACCCATCATTCCCGTGTGGGGCTGAGCCTGGCCCACGCGGTCGGGCGGCCCGAATGGGCCTGCGCCGACGCTGACAGCTACGTGGCCACGGCGGTGCGCCTGGCGACGACCTGGGGCGAAAGCGACCGCAAGAAACTCCGGGCCGACCTTGCCGAGTCTGTCCTGACCGACGCCGACGGCATGGCCGAGCGACTCATGACGGGCTTCCGTGCCGTCTGGCGCATGTGGTGTGGTCTCCGCTAG
- a CDS encoding glutathionylspermidine synthase family protein translates to MRRVEHPPRVDWVAKVEELGLVFHTTPDGHPYWKESASYEIGSRDVALLENATNTLAQMCLKAVDHIIEKNLFGRLGLGPLEEGAVRYAWEKDPASIYGRFDLAYDGHSAKLLEYNADTPTALLEAAVVQWHWLQETSPGADQFNSIWEALVAKWKALAAEPGALKGSPVYFACADSVEDVMTITVLRDTAEEAGVRTEMITMADIGWDSGKRQFVDMEERPILSIFKLYPWEWMVREEFGQHALRLAGSMDWIEPVWKMLLSTKGLLPVLWEMFPYHEYLLPAYLDDPNGMTDYVRKPMLGREGANVQVVRGGKVVHETGGEYDEGPFVYQAYFETPAFDGFRPVVGSWVVDHAACGLGFRESATLVTDNLSAFVPHRIV, encoded by the coding sequence ATGCGACGCGTCGAGCATCCGCCGCGGGTGGACTGGGTCGCCAAGGTGGAGGAGCTTGGCCTGGTCTTCCACACCACCCCGGACGGCCATCCCTACTGGAAGGAGTCGGCCAGTTATGAGATCGGGTCCAGGGACGTCGCCCTCCTCGAGAACGCGACCAACACCCTGGCGCAGATGTGCCTGAAGGCGGTCGACCACATCATCGAGAAGAACCTCTTTGGCCGTCTGGGCCTCGGCCCTCTGGAGGAGGGCGCCGTCCGTTACGCCTGGGAGAAGGACCCTGCTTCGATCTACGGCCGGTTCGACTTGGCATACGACGGGCATAGCGCCAAGCTCCTCGAATACAACGCCGACACGCCGACCGCGCTACTCGAGGCGGCGGTGGTCCAGTGGCATTGGCTCCAGGAAACCTCTCCCGGCGCCGACCAGTTCAACTCGATATGGGAGGCCCTCGTCGCCAAGTGGAAGGCCTTGGCCGCCGAACCCGGTGCCCTCAAGGGAAGTCCGGTCTACTTTGCTTGCGCAGACTCGGTCGAGGACGTCATGACGATCACGGTGCTCCGGGACACCGCCGAGGAGGCCGGTGTCCGGACCGAGATGATCACGATGGCCGACATCGGCTGGGACAGCGGCAAGAGGCAGTTCGTCGACATGGAGGAGAGGCCGATCCTCTCGATCTTCAAGCTCTACCCCTGGGAGTGGATGGTGCGGGAGGAGTTCGGTCAGCACGCCCTTCGCTTGGCCGGGTCGATGGACTGGATCGAGCCCGTGTGGAAGATGCTCCTTTCCACCAAAGGGTTACTTCCGGTCCTGTGGGAGATGTTCCCGTACCATGAGTACCTGTTGCCGGCCTATCTGGACGATCCCAACGGAATGACGGACTACGTCCGCAAGCCGATGCTGGGCCGGGAGGGGGCCAACGTGCAGGTCGTCCGAGGCGGCAAGGTCGTCCACGAGACGGGCGGCGAATATGACGAAGGGCCGTTTGTGTACCAGGCCTACTTTGAAACGCCGGCATTTGACGGCTTCCGGCCGGTGGTCGGCAGTTGGGTGGTCGACCATGCCGCCTGTGGTCTGGGGTTCCGTGAGTCGGCCACTCTGGTGACCGACAACCTCTCGGCGTTTGTCCCCCATCGGATCGTCTAG